The Marinifilum sp. JC120 genome segment AGCCCAGCATTTCAAAATAGCGCGGACTGAAGTAAACTGCATTGGTCTTCAAATTCCAGTCCCACAGTCCGTCTCTCACAGCCCGTAAGGCCATATCGAAGCGTTCTTCGCTGACTTTCAAACTTTTCTGGATGCGTTCGCGTTCATCCAATTCTTTTCTTAGAGCTTTAGTTCGTTGGGCAATTTTCTTTTTAAGTGCATGGTTTATAGTGACAAACAAACCAATTGTGACAAGCAATGCCATTAAGCCGAAAAATGCATATTGCTTTGCCTCTGCGGTGCTGATCCCCGGTTCATAATTAACCGATAACCATGAGTTGTTAATTGCAGCCACATCCTTTTGGGACATGGCCTGAATTGTTTTGGAAACGATTGAAGCCAGTTCTGGCCAATCCTTGCGGATTCCCATAGATAGCTTGAGGTCATTAAATTTGGCCGGGGCGGCGACCTTTAGGTTTGACAGCCCGTAGTGACGGATAAAATAGACCACCACAGGGAGGGCGTTGATGGTGGCGTAAGCCTCTTTTGTTGCCACATCTTTGAGTGAGTCCAGCGTTGGGGTTCTTGATTTTATTACTTTAAGTTTAAGCCCGGGGTATTGTTGTTTAATCTGTCTTTGAAGGATGAATCGATCTTGAACAGAAATAGTCTTTGTTTTCAAGTCACTAAGCCCGCCTACAAACTCAGCGTCATTACGGGTGACAATAACCCACGGCAATGTCTGATAAGGGACGCTGAAAGTCATGTCCTGCTTACGTTTTTCCGTTAATTGGATAGCCGGAACCATGTCTATTCCACTATGTTCACGTATGGATTTCAATGCATCAGGCCAGGATACATCATTTTGAGTTACGTATTGGAATTTTATACCGTGAACTGATGATAGTATGTTCAAATAATCAATGGATATCCCTGAAATCCCATTTTCAGTCATCATGAACGGGGGCCAATCCCCGATTCTGACAGTGACTTTTCTGTCCTGTTTGAGCCATGCTTGTTCAGCATCGGACAGATTTATTCTATCTTGGAGGGATTTAATGCTGATTCCGTCTACGCGGTTTGAAGCATTTTTTGACGCACAGGAGTTGTTTACCCTGTTGAACAGGAACAATGCACAGAAGATAATGATTAGAATGTATTTTATATCAGACTGGCGAGTCATAATTTGACAGCTCTTTTGTATAGTTGTCTTTTCTGGGTATAGTCTATGTGTTGTGGAACTATAGTTTTTCTGTGTAATTATTTACGATATTACCATAGGCGATGTTTAAAAGGAACTATATGAGTGTCGATTTTTTTGGCAAGCATCTCGTTGACACGGGTTTGCATGCTTGCCTATCATAATGCAATGATCGATAAAGCCTCCGCCATAGAAACCATCATGCGCAAGCTTAAGAAAATCCCTATCGGGCAGGGGCTGGACTTACGCACCTATAAGAGGGACCGATCCCTGATGATTATGCGTACGGGTAAGGATTCGTTTACCGTAATCGAGGATGGGTTCAGCAAGGAGCAGTTCGAGGAAGATTTTAAGGGGTTGAAAAAGTTGTTCAAAAAGTTGTTGAAACGAGAGTTTCCGCGCAGCAACAAGATTCGTGTTTACGATATTGATGAAAACAGCTTAAGTAGATGATCATTACAGGTCGGTCCTTTTTGTATTAAGGACACACAACGTTTTCTGGATTGTTATTTTAAGTAGGTTATATTTTTTTTACTATAAGTATATCGTTTACAGTTCTCTTAGAGTTATGCTTTTTAAGATAAGATTTGTGTTGTTATACTTTTAAAGGCTTGAAGGTTCTAAATGTCATATATTCGGATTTTGATCATTACGTTAGTTTTTGTTTTAGGTATGGCTGCACTGGCGTTTGGAGCAGATGAATTCAGGCCGGTAGTAATCTATCAAGGCGAAATTAATAAAAACGACTATAATCTTAATATTCATGAGGGTGTTGAAGAATTTTCAAAGGCAACTGGACTCGCTGTTAAGGAAATAGTGGTCGGCTTGCAGATGAAGGATTATCTGGATGCGTTGGAGGAAGTCTGTGCAAAAGGTTATTCTCCTGTAGTTCTTATCTATGCTGATCACCTGAAAGATTTAAATTTATACGTAAGGGAGTATTCCTCTATCCGTTTTCTGGCATTGGGGAAGCTAATTGATGAACCGAACCTCTTTTCTTTTGATTTTGCAGAGCATGAAGGTTCTTTTCTGGCGGGGGCTCTTGCGGCAATGAATTCAAAGTCTAAAATTGTAGGGTTTGTTTCAATTTCAGATATGCCTTTAATGCGGCGTTTCGCATGCGGCTATGAACAGGGAGCTAAGTATATAGATCCGGATATCAATGTTTTAACGGGTTTTGTGGGAAGATATCCCGGGGTCTGGTTTGATGGACCGGCTGCAGCTAAGGTTGCCGATAAGTTGATGAATCAGGGGGCAGACGTTGTTTTTCAGGCTGCCGGAGGGGCTGGCCCAGCTGTTCTTGAGGTCGTGGCAAAACGCGGAAAACTAGGTATAGGCGTGGATCGTAACCAAAACGGTCTTTATCCGGGTCATGTTCTTTCCTCGATGTTTAAAAGGATGGATCGGGTCATTTATGCCGCATTGGTTCATTCAAGGCGGGGTATCTGGCGTGACAATGTTAAGTCTTTCGGTGTTGCGCAGAATGCAGTTGGGTTGTCTTTTGATGAGAACAATGCTCCGCTGATAACAGATGAAATGCGAAAAAAAATTGAAGAACTAAAAAACAAAATTGCAATTGGTAAAATACAAGTGCACGATTTCGTTTTAGATAATAAATGTTCGTGGTAGAAAGGTCTCTGTCATGAAAACATATATAGAAAGCATTGCTACTGTTTTTATTCTTGCGATATTTTTCAGTTTTTTGGTTCCCTTGACCATTGGTGTTACATATTCGCTACATGAAGAAAAAAAACGTATTGAAACTGAGTTTAATGAATTTCAAAACAGACTTTTTGGTTCACTTGAGCGTGAATTGATTGAAGCTGTTATGAATCTTGAGCCGGTTCAGCTTGAAAATATACTGCGACTGGTTGTTCAAGATCCTCGCATCGTCAGGGTTAAGGTGGTTTCGTTCATTTATAATATGACTTTGGCAGATTTGAATAAAGGCCCAGAAGAAGAGAAATCGCGTTTTCTTGTTAAAGAAAAGGATTTTGTAAAGGGAGGTGAGACTGTAGGGCGTTTAATAGTCTATTTCGATAAAGATTATAGTGAAAGCGAAATTTCTGAAGGTCGTAGAAGTATAATTATGCTGTTTGCGGGGATGTTTATCTGCGGCATGTCGCTCATTATTCCTATAATTTATTTTAAACTGATAAAGCCGACAGCTAGACTTATGGTTCAGACGGAAAGCATCTCCTCCGGCAATATGGATTCTTGTTTTGAGTGGGAGGGAGGCGATGAACTTTCTCGGCTGGGCTATACGCTTGATGATATGCGACAGGAGCTTAAGTCCAGTTTTAATCGTATTCAGGAGCTTGCTGTTACAGATGAGTTAACAGGAATGCCTAACCGCAGGGCTTTTTATGCTGATGCTGAAAAGATGGTAGCCTTGGGCGAGAGATACGATTGGCCTGTAACAATTGCCCTTATGGACATTGATTATTTTAAGGTAATTAATGATGAATTTGGGCATGCTGTAGGGGATCAGGTTCTTCAGATTATTGCGCAGTTGATTATGATTTTGACTAGGAAAACTGATATCTGTGCACGTTATGGAGGCGAAGAATTTGTCATCTGTTTGCCCGAAACTAATATTTCAGATGCGCGGATAGTAGTAGAAAAGATTCGTGCTGAAGTGCAGAAACATGTTTATTCCCATGGCCAGCAGGTAACGATGAGTATCGGGTTGGCAGAGAATCTATCTCAGCAGGGGCTCGAAAAGACTATTCTACAAGCTGATCAGGCTATGTATAAAGCTAAGAATAGTGGGCGAAATCGTGTGATTGACTATTCTGAGATTGAGGCAGGCGCTGATTCTGCTGAAAAAATTTTATAAATTATCGCTATGTATTAGTCGTCGTGGGTGTAAAAAATACCTTTGTTTTTTATATGCCAGCTTGTGTGCAGTAAAGAATTAGAACCGATCTCGAAAGAGGTCGGTTTTTTTATGTTGATTTTGAGGTACTGGGGTTTGGTTTTCAGGGGGTTAAATTTCTTGCATCAAAAAATATCTTGATATAAAGAATCTTCATATAAAGATAAATTGAGGGCTTGTGAAGCAGGTGAGCATAGAAATGGATAAAATTGATTTAATGACTGAGCAGTGGGCAAAAGAGCGGCCTGAGTTGAAGGCTGAATCCATGGAGATATATGGCAGGCTGATGATGGTTAACAAGCTTGCCGAGAAAGCAATGGCAGGTTTTTTAAAATCGCATGGATTAACAAACCCTGAGTTTGATGTTTTGGCTGTGCTTCGGCGTGCCGGGGAGCCATATAAATTATCAGTGGGGGAATTGTGTGAAGCTGCATTGCTGACAAGTGGTGCTATGACCAACCGCATTGATAAACTGGTGAAGAAGAAACTGGTTGAACGGGAAGCTAATATGGATGACCGGCGAGGGGTTCATGTTGTTTTAACTGCGGCTGGTTTTGAATTAATTGATTCAATAATTCATGAGCGCTTTGCTGTCGCAGACAGGTTTATGGGGAATCTATCGGCTGACGACCGTAAATCTTTGAATAAAACTTTGAAAACATTTTTAATAAGCTACGAATAGTAGAGCGTAATTGAGGTTTGTTATGAATTCGATTTGTATTTTTTTAGGATCAAATGCCGGGAATGATCCTTTGTATATGCAGGCAGCACGGGAGACAGGGCTTGAACTTGCCAAACGCAATCTTACATGCGTTTACGGCGGGTCCTGCACCGGAATGATGAATGAACTTGCTGATTCTGTTCTGGGTGCCGGGGGCGAAGTTATAGGGGTAACTGTTCAGGCTTTGAAGGATAAGGAGCAGTTTCATAAAAATTTAACTAAGCTTCATGTCACGCCGACAATGCATGAAAGAAAAAAAATGATGGTTGAGCTGGCTGATGGATTCATAGCTCTTCCGGGCGGGATAGGGACTTATGAGGAATTTTTTGAAGTTTATACTCTGAAACAGTTAGGTTTTCATTCCAAGCCATGCGGTTTATTGAACGTGAATAATTTTTATCATCCCCTTGAGCTTATGATGAGTACGGCAGAAGGGGAGGGCTTTTTGAAAACGCCTTACGCTGAGTCAGTGTCAGTTTCCGCAAGTGTTCCTGAATTATTTGATCTGTTGCTGAGCAGTTCTGACTAGTCCGCTTAGGGGGCCTGTAGTCCAGAAATAAACCATGGGTAATACTTTTGCTGCTTGATTTGCAGTATCCAAAGCATCCAAAATTTAGGGCCGGTCTCGCAAGAGGTCGGCCTTATTCCTTTATATATCCAACGAAATTAGCATTACTTTTCCAATCGATGATAACATCTTTCTTTGAAACTCCGTTCTTAAATGAGACGCCAAAGCAGGTTCGGTAGCCTTTGGGAGCTCCAAGTTCATACATCGAGAAGTATTGATTGGAAACTAAGCCTCCAGCTTTACTTTCATTGCCGGAGTCGAACACTGTCCCTGCCATGAATCCACAAAAGAATAGCAGGCAGGCAAATAGCAATGAGCTTAATTTTTTCATTTTAATTTCTCCTTGCCCCTTACTAACAAATCAGTCCTAATAAAGGAAATGTATTTAATGCTGCGTCCTGCATTAATTTGCGCGAGCCATAGTTATTGTTGAGGCGGGTCTGTATGTTTAGGGGTAGGCTGTCTTTAAATATTTAGGAGATAATATGAATGACAATAAATTAAATCTTTTGTGGACCAATGCCGACCCGGTGACCTCTGAACTGATGGTGATGATGTATGCGTATAACGCAATCAAAAAGGGCTGGTGGGAAGATGTGCGGGTAATTATCTGGGGTGCAACAGCAAAGCTGGTCGCAGAAGATGTGCATATCCAGAACCTGATCGCTGAGGCCAGAGAAGTCGGAGTAGAATTCAGTGCCTGTGAAGCCTGCGCCAATCAGCTGGGGGTAAAGTCGCAGCTTGTAAAATTAGGTGTTGAGCTCAAATTCTGGGGTGCGCCTTTGACCGAGATCATCAAGGGTGGGGAGCATTTGATTACTGTTTAAGATCTTGATGTGTTTGGAATATTGGGTCGGTATCGTAAGAGGTCGGCCCTTTTCTTTTGTCCTGTGGTGGGCGGTGGCGTCCCTCTTACTGTATATAATCCTGCCAAACTCATGGACACCTTGCATCCGCATGTTTTACATGTAGAGAACGGAATCCCCTATCATTGTAGCCAATATTCTTTCTGTCAGGAGTTACTATGGGCGAACTTGTCCTTGCCGGCGCCGGGCACGCGCACATGCTGCTTATGGAAGCCATCCCGGACATCATTGCGGACGAACATCACGTCACGGTTATCGGCCCTAATGATCGTCACTATTATTCGGGGATGGGGCCAGGTATGCTTGGAGGTTCTTACTGCCCCGATGAAATAAGTTTTCCCGTGAAGTCCATGGTGGAAAGTCGAGGTGGAACTTTCGTACTCGGCAAGGTTGTACGCATAGATCCGCACAAGCGTCTGGTCATTCTTGAAGAGGGGCAAGAAGTTTCTTACGACGTGCTTTCCTGCAATCTTGGCAGTTTCGTACCCGGAGGTATTGCGGATGAGGACTGCACCGATGTCTATACCGTAAAACCCATACAAAACCTTATGCAGGCCCGCACTAGGATTCAGGAAATCGCTTCCGAGCGCCCGGTGCGCATCGGTATATGCGGGGGCGGTCCTGCCGCGCTTGAAATGGCCGGAAATGCTTTGGCGGCGGCTAAGGAACTGGGCCGCTTCGGTGCTAAAGTCCAGATTTTCACAGGTAGCGCATTTCTGCGCAACCTGCCGGACAGGGTGCGTAGCCTTGCGTTCAAAAAATTGAGTAAACTTGGAATTGACATTGTTCAGGGTCGTTACGTGGAGCGTGTGGCAACCGGCGGGGTCATATTGCAAAACGGACAACACTATGAACAAGACATTATTTTTCTGGCTTTGGGTGTGAAGCCTTCTAAAATTTTTGCTGCCTCGGACATGCCTACAGGGAAGGATGGCGGGCTTATGGTCAACCGCTACCTGCAAAGTGTTTCCCATCCGGAAATTTTCGGTGGAGGCGATTGTATCTGGTTCGAACCGAACCCTCTGGATAAAGTGGGTGTTTATGCCGTACGCCAGAACCCCGTACTCGTCCACAATGTGCGGGCGCAGCTCGAAGGCCGCAGTCTGACCGCATTTGAACCGGGCGGTTCCTATCTTCTCATATTTAATATCGGGGGAGGGAAAGGCATATTGCACAAGAACGGATTAAGCTTCGGCGGGCCTCTCGCTTTCATGATCAAGGACTATATCGACAGGAAATTCATTAAGCGATTTAAGATGGCTGGGAATTGAACGGGAGCGCTCTTGCGTCATTAACGTAAGGCCTCCCTAATTATAGGTGATCGGAGCAGGCTAATTAACTCAAACAGCTAGCTCTCGCTGATTGCTGGGACATGTCAGATGATGCTGAAACTTTACGTGATGTTTCTGAGCATTTGTGTCCTGCGTTTTGGGGAAGTTGTACAACCTGTTCAGAAAAGGGCTTTTGTAACATGGATCGGAAAGGCTTTTATCTAATTCTGACTGAATCATAGCATAACCATCTAG includes the following:
- a CDS encoding sensor domain-containing diguanylate cyclase, with protein sequence MKTYIESIATVFILAIFFSFLVPLTIGVTYSLHEEKKRIETEFNEFQNRLFGSLERELIEAVMNLEPVQLENILRLVVQDPRIVRVKVVSFIYNMTLADLNKGPEEEKSRFLVKEKDFVKGGETVGRLIVYFDKDYSESEISEGRRSIIMLFAGMFICGMSLIIPIIYFKLIKPTARLMVQTESISSGNMDSCFEWEGGDELSRLGYTLDDMRQELKSSFNRIQELAVTDELTGMPNRRAFYADAEKMVALGERYDWPVTIALMDIDYFKVINDEFGHAVGDQVLQIIAQLIMILTRKTDICARYGGEEFVICLPETNISDARIVVEKIRAEVQKHVYSHGQQVTMSIGLAENLSQQGLEKTILQADQAMYKAKNSGRNRVIDYSEIEAGADSAEKIL
- a CDS encoding BMP family ABC transporter substrate-binding protein, whose protein sequence is MSYIRILIITLVFVLGMAALAFGADEFRPVVIYQGEINKNDYNLNIHEGVEEFSKATGLAVKEIVVGLQMKDYLDALEEVCAKGYSPVVLIYADHLKDLNLYVREYSSIRFLALGKLIDEPNLFSFDFAEHEGSFLAGALAAMNSKSKIVGFVSISDMPLMRRFACGYEQGAKYIDPDINVLTGFVGRYPGVWFDGPAAAKVADKLMNQGADVVFQAAGGAGPAVLEVVAKRGKLGIGVDRNQNGLYPGHVLSSMFKRMDRVIYAALVHSRRGIWRDNVKSFGVAQNAVGLSFDENNAPLITDEMRKKIEELKNKIAIGKIQVHDFVLDNKCSW
- a CDS encoding MarR family transcriptional regulator, whose amino-acid sequence is MDKIDLMTEQWAKERPELKAESMEIYGRLMMVNKLAEKAMAGFLKSHGLTNPEFDVLAVLRRAGEPYKLSVGELCEAALLTSGAMTNRIDKLVKKKLVEREANMDDRRGVHVVLTAAGFELIDSIIHERFAVADRFMGNLSADDRKSLNKTLKTFLISYE
- a CDS encoding pyridine nucleotide-disulfide oxidoreductase, with product MGELVLAGAGHAHMLLMEAIPDIIADEHHVTVIGPNDRHYYSGMGPGMLGGSYCPDEISFPVKSMVESRGGTFVLGKVVRIDPHKRLVILEEGQEVSYDVLSCNLGSFVPGGIADEDCTDVYTVKPIQNLMQARTRIQEIASERPVRIGICGGGPAALEMAGNALAAAKELGRFGAKVQIFTGSAFLRNLPDRVRSLAFKKLSKLGIDIVQGRYVERVATGGVILQNGQHYEQDIIFLALGVKPSKIFAASDMPTGKDGGLMVNRYLQSVSHPEIFGGGDCIWFEPNPLDKVGVYAVRQNPVLVHNVRAQLEGRSLTAFEPGGSYLLIFNIGGGKGILHKNGLSFGGPLAFMIKDYIDRKFIKRFKMAGN
- a CDS encoding TIGR00730 family Rossman fold protein, whose translation is MNSICIFLGSNAGNDPLYMQAARETGLELAKRNLTCVYGGSCTGMMNELADSVLGAGGEVIGVTVQALKDKEQFHKNLTKLHVTPTMHERKKMMVELADGFIALPGGIGTYEEFFEVYTLKQLGFHSKPCGLLNVNNFYHPLELMMSTAEGEGFLKTPYAESVSVSASVPELFDLLLSSSD
- a CDS encoding DsrE family protein, with the translated sequence MNDNKLNLLWTNADPVTSELMVMMYAYNAIKKGWWEDVRVIIWGATAKLVAEDVHIQNLIAEAREVGVEFSACEACANQLGVKSQLVKLGVELKFWGAPLTEIIKGGEHLITV
- a CDS encoding PAS domain S-box protein, whose amino-acid sequence is MTRQSDIKYILIIIFCALFLFNRVNNSCASKNASNRVDGISIKSLQDRINLSDAEQAWLKQDRKVTVRIGDWPPFMMTENGISGISIDYLNILSSVHGIKFQYVTQNDVSWPDALKSIREHSGIDMVPAIQLTEKRKQDMTFSVPYQTLPWVIVTRNDAEFVGGLSDLKTKTISVQDRFILQRQIKQQYPGLKLKVIKSRTPTLDSLKDVATKEAYATINALPVVVYFIRHYGLSNLKVAAPAKFNDLKLSMGIRKDWPELASIVSKTIQAMSQKDVAAINNSWLSVNYEPGISTAEAKQYAFFGLMALLVTIGLFVTINHALKKKIAQRTKALRKELDERERIQKSLKVSEERFDMALRAVRDGLWDWNLKTNAVYFSPRYFEMLGYDSDEFPHKYETWLQLIHPDDRDRASEIVTTYLEKFPENGLDSLFSLEFRMQTKDGDWKWIFSRGRVPEVDKNGAPLRLIGTHMDITERKKTEQLMIQTEKMMSIGGLAAGMAHEINNPLAGILGNTQNLHNRLYANLKMNAKTAEKCGITLEQVQKYMDERGLPRMIQRIQEAGNRAAKIVSNMLSFSRQSKNEYAYHDITTILDKAIELSTSDYNLEKLYDFRQIEIIREYDQSIAPVYCESTEIQQVFMNLIKNGAEAMLEKDYQQDSPHFICRIKKDSQAVIIEIEDNGPGIPHEIRSRIFEPFYTTKEVGKGTGLGLSVSYYIITGHHHGSMRVDSSPGQWTRFTIRIPFNQKS